Part of the Lolium rigidum isolate FL_2022 chromosome 6, APGP_CSIRO_Lrig_0.1, whole genome shotgun sequence genome, tactagtgctttttcaggtgcagctgaattgacaactctgctgttaaggcttataagtattctttaccttcccCTGTGTTGAATtaataaatttggattttacttcaCTTGAAGActattgtgatcccctatacttgtgggtcatcacttgccTTCTCCAGCGGCAACTCCGGCTCATTAATGCCCATAGCGAGGCAGATGCTGCGACGCTCTTCTGGTGGTGCAGGGCGCTGGAGAGGTGACAGAACATTGGCGCTTGACATAGCCAGGAGAGTGGCCATGGCGTGCATGGCCGGAGTTGGAAGAATAAAACATCCTCCACGCTAGAGATGTTTTCCTGCTCTTTGATGCCATCTTCGTCGACCATGGCGGACGCGCTGGGAGTAGCAACAGGTGAGGGGCTCCTGAGCGGCGcaagcgccaccacagcctccccgTCGGCATCGAACCAGGCTTCTTCCCCCTGTTCGTCATCCCAAGAATTTGGCACCTGCGTAGCCGGAGAAGCCATCAGCGGTACCAGAGGAGTGTACACAGGCGTGGCCCACGCAGCACCATCGCCCACAACGTCTCTGTACTCCCATGAGTTTAGAGTATCCGGCCAGGCGAAGGAGCAAGGAGGCGGCGACGCAAGCCTCAACGACCCCACTACAAGCGAAGCTGGTgcagccctgatggactcagtccaaATTCTGTAGGTGTGCTGGAATGGTGAAGGGGCGGGAGCAGGAGACGGTGGCTCGATGTAGCCCAGGATGTTGGGGAGGCTGCTGCGCAGGTTGGCGATGCCCGTGCACATGAGGTGTTGGAGCCGCTCTGTCACTTCCGCGTTAGAGAGCGTCTCGATGTCGATGGCATCAGGCGTGGCGTTGAGCAGGGGAGGCGCAGGCGAGGtgaggatgacgatggaggcgAGGGAGACCGCCGAGGCGCCATGGCACCGCCCCTTGTAGCCGCGCGAGGAGTGCACGGAGCGGTGGCGGTCCTGGCCACCATGGCGGGCACCGGTCGCGCCGCCAGAAGGGGCGCACGAGTTGCCGCGCGTGGCATGCGCCTCCCTGCCATTGTAGTGGTCGTCATCCTTGTCGTTGTGGCGGCGATGGAGGATTGGCTCGCGGTCGTCGCAGCGGTGGCCGTGACGCGAACGACTCCGATAGCGTCTTGGCCCGCGGTCATGATGATCCTCACGGCTCGGTGAGCGGGAGTGTCGACCCTCCACATGTCCACCATTCCGCGCCGGGCGGGAGCGAGAGCGCCCACCGGCGCCGCGGCGGTCGACGACGACCGCAACAGAGTGGGCATGCGAGCCGCTGCTACGCACCCCGCTCAAGCGCTCACCCGCATCCTGCAAGCGCCTTGCTGCGCCGAGCGGAGGGATGGTGGACGGTAGGACGGAATCCATCCCCACCCGCCGCCCGTCCACCGTGCCATGGCCCCATGCAGGCAGGGAGCGGGACGAAGGCCTGAAGTCCGAGACGGGCTCACGGCCGTCGAGCATGGGCGCACCGGAGTAATCCTCGATGTTGTTGATGTGATGGAGGACCCGGAATGTCATACCGCGCTTCGACTGATCTGGGTGGTCCTCAGCGACATGCACTTGGGAGGAGAGGCCACCAGGGGCCTTGTTGGCAAAAGTGAGCCAGAGCACCTTGGGAATGCGGTGAGGATCCAGCGTCCAGACGTGCACCCCGAAGGCGCGGGTGTCCTCCATGGTGGTGAAGCCGTCGTCTAGGCGCCGTAAGGCGCACTTCCGGCCGAGGATGTGATCGACGATGTCAGGCTTTCACGCGAACGGCGGGATGCCGCGACATCCAGGTGCACCCGGTAGAACATGTTGGCGTTGATGGCCTGGGAGACGGCGCGCCAAGGGCGGAAGTGCACGTCAAGGCCGTCCCGCTTGAAAGACTGGCACTTGGTGGCGCGCAGGACATTGTCACGCACCATGGTATATGTTGATGGTTTCTTCCTTGACATGGTATATACGTCCATTCTAGTTTTGGTCATGGACGCATATATTACTATAAGGAACATGTACTTGCGTTGCAACGGGTTTTATTGAATATGTTTTTAGTCTATGGACCTATGGTGTATGGAGAATTTCACTCTTACAGAGCATCTGTATGTCTCAACATTGTCCAGAACATCCCAGTGACATCTGTTCTAGTTCTTTCAGCACAGACAAGATCTCGGGACCACAACTTTCTGAGATTCTATGAGATGAACGGGTGATAAATAGTGAAAATCACCTCCCACTACAAATTAAGCACATTATTATTCCCCTTTTACGTTATTTAAACAAATTCCACCTTAAAACTAGAACTACATACATTTGATGTCTTCAGAGGAAAAAAGCAAAATCTTCCCTCCCACCCGGGTTTGCCGAAAGAGTCTACAGAAACAGATTCCTTTGCAAATTCCCTCTCCTTTTTTAAGCTATGCTGCATGCATTAGGATTCTCATCACTGAACATTGAAGTGATCTGGCTTCCATCTCCTTTTCCCCTAGCAACTGGACGGTAGTCATGGCTGTAACATCTTCCTTCTTGGACAGGAGAGCTCACATATCCGTACTCTGACATGTAAGGACTTGGCCTGTGACTATAGCTATGTGCTGCATAATAAGGTGCAGCATCATATCTGACGCCATGCATGTTGCTAGGATGGTTTGCCCAGTGGTCTCTATGCACATGGTGGCTGTATCGGTAGTCATGCGCCATGTGTATCACGGTGGCATCAGCGGCCGGTGTTTCAGCCGGTGGCGCCTCTTTGTTTTCCGGTGCGGCTTCCGCCGGCGCCGCTTCTGCAGGCGGAAGCTCGTCAGATGGCGGGTCAGCAGGCGGAGGCTCGTCAGATGGCGGGTCAGCAGGCGGAGGCTCGTCAGATGGCGGGTCAGCAGGCGGCGGTGGGGCTTCCCCTTCTGCGGGTGGCGCGGGAGGCTGAGCCTCCGCTGTAGGGTCGATGTGTGAGCAGATTGTAGGAACCTTCTTGGTCTTCCTGATGGCCTTCACAATCCTCTCAGGATCAGCAGTCCCGACCACCGTGATCTTGTGGTTAGCTTGATCAACATAGACTTCCCCTATACCTGCACAAAGCCCATTTCATAGTTTGTATAAGATGTTGTGGACAAGCTTGAAGCTTCCAGTAAAGGGCAGATGCAGAACTCGACAATTCAATGGTGGGAAACTACAGCGTTCTTGTTTAGGAGGATCAGAATGTTTACCTTCAATACCACTTAGGGTCTTTTTGATCTTATGCACGCAGCCATTGCAGTCCATCCTAACGTGTAGCTCTGTTATTCGTGGTGTCTGCAGATTCTTGTAGACAGATTAGTACAAGCATCATCATGGAAACAAGCGCCAAAGGAGATCAGCGTCATAATTTATTGTAGTTAAAGCATTAGAAACTTAACAAATAGTACTAAATTTAAAATCATGAGAACAAAAATGTGTTTGAGTTATAGAGATCGATGAGCTTGCAAACCTCTGATTCTGAAGTCATTACTGAAGTTCCCTATTGGAGAATTAGGCTGGGTCTTCAATCGTGAAGTCCTTGTGGAGAACTCTTATTAGGACATTAGTTGAAGGTTGTGAGTCATGGACCATGCAAAGGAGCTGCATTTATATTGAGAGGCAGGGAAGGCTGAGATAGAATATTTGTAGGCCAGTTTATGTGTCATCCAAAGAATCACTGGAAAGTGAAAGAGGAGCCCTTTGATATCCCTATCTTGGTACAAACTCCTTTACTTCTCCATGAGTTGTGCCTGCAAGTGGGTTCCAAGATGTGCTGAAAATTAGCCCCAGTTGGTCTAGAACCAGAATCGAACCGGTTAATTGTTACACCTGTTAGTATATCTAGATAACTCGGACCAGTTTCTTGATAACCAGATGGAACACCATTCACCATGCAACACCAGTACAGctgatgctatatttcttttgcCCACCACAGCTGCTATCGTATTACTAGGAACTAAAAAAAAATCAGCTTGCTATTTTTCATCAGCATGTCTGATTTAGGTAGTGCTCGTATGAAGTTATAGCTTTGAAGGATAATGTTCTTTGCTTCATGTTTGGGCTATGGAGCAGTAGTGTTTCTAATATCAAATTGCCTTGTGGTATGTAGCTACTGCATCACATAAGTGTTCCATAGACGAGATGGTTTTGTCCATGACTCTATTGAAGAGATCCATTTGTTCATGGCTGCCAAGCTCAGTTGATAAAAAAATCCACCCAAAAGTCAGCACAGTGTTCTCCTTTGCGGAACTATATGTATGTGGTTTATTGAGTTGGGTGATATCGCCTCCACTTATGAGTTGTGAGGAGGTCTACTGATTTTCAATTCTGGCATTTATTGATTGGAGTGCCGAAAGGAATATCCCCTGGCCGGCCAAGACAGAAGATAGAACCATGACAAGATGATAGATGGGGGCACCTTTGGTCAAAAGAAGCTCTCTTTTGAGAGGTGGACGATATCCACTCCTGGAGAATCCCCTCAGCTAAAGAAAGGTACTTACATGTCTTTGTGGCCTCAGTAAAACCTCATATAATGCAATTTTGTAGCTCTCCAGTGATGGTAGACATTTTCCGCAAGTTGCAAATTATCATCTTCTTCACTTCATTTTGCGCAACAAGAATATATGTAGCTCTGCATTCAGTAATATGTCATATATTTTTAAATGGAATTGAAGAGACGTGTAGAAGGGTAAACCGAAGGGTTTGGGGGGAATCCTCACACGTAAACCGTGGGGTTGCAT contains:
- the LOC124667545 gene encoding early nodulin-75-like, producing MTSESETPRITELHVRMDCNGCVHKIKKTLSGIEGIGEVYVDQANHKITVVGTADPERIVKAIRKTKKVPTICSHIDPTAEAQPPAPPAEGEAPPPPADPPSDEPPPADPPSDEPPPADPPSDELPPAEAAPAEAAPENKEAPPAETPAADATVIHMAHDYRYSHHVHRDHWANHPSNMHGVRYDAAPYYAAHSYSHRPSPYMSEYGYVSSPVQEGRCYSHDYRPVARGKGDGSQITSMFSDENPNACSIA